ATAATGTTAATGGTAATTGTATCGAAAACATTGACCCTTCGTCGGGTACTGCATCGATTGTTATACTGCCACCCAGTGACTCGATCGTATTTTTGACAACATCCAGACCGACACCGCGGCCGGAAATGTCGGATATATTCTCTGCGGTGGAGAATCCGCTTTCCATTATCAATTCATTAATTTGCCGGTCAGATAGTGATTCAAGCTGTTTACTGTCTATGACCTCATTCTTGATTGCCTTATCAATTACTTTCTCTTTATTAATTCCTGCCCCATCATCAGATATCTCAATAAACACATGATTTCCACTATGATATGCCTGCAGTTTTATTGTTCCTTGCTCAGGTTTACCTTTTCGTTTTCGTTCCTGTGGTGATTCGATGCCATGGTCCATTGCATTTCGGATTAAATGAACCAACGGATCGCCTATTTCATCAATAACAGTTCGATCCAACTCTGTTTCGGCACCAATAATGTCAATATCCACACTTTTGTTTAAATCCCGTGCAAGCTGGCGAATCATTCGTGGAAAACGGTTAAATACCTGATCAATTGGAACCATTCGCATCGTCAAAATAATATCCTGCAAATCACCAGAAACACGTGACATTCGTTCCACTGTATCCTGTAAGTCATTATTGCCAAGTTCCTTTGAGATTTGCTCCAGCCGCCCGCGGTCAATCACAAGTTCCTCGAATAAATTCATCAGAATGTCCAGCCTGTCAATATTCACGCGAATTGTTTTGCTTACCGGTGCCTTTCCGGAGCTTGTTGATTCATTTTTATTTTCGTTTTTACTTTCCTGGGAAGATATTTCCGTATTTTGCTGGGCTGCAGCCGCTTCTTTTTCCTGTTGCATTGTTGTATATGCTTCTACTGAAAAGGGATTTACAATCACATTTTCAATTTCGGAAACTTTATTTATTCTGGATTGAATTTCATCTTCTGTATATTGCGATATAAGCAGTACCGCAAAAGAATATTCGAAATTCTCTTCTTCCAATTCATTCACGGATGGTTCTGATTTAATGACTTCCCCGAGCTTTTCCAAAACTTCAAATACCATAAATACACGTGCACCTTTTAACAGACAATCCTCTCGAAGCTCTACGGTAATCTCATAATTAGTGAAACCCCGTTCAGATGATTCTTTTAAAATAGAAATTTCAAATTCATCAAGATCGGATACCGAATTTAATGTATCATTTGTTTCCGATGCATCATTTTCTGATAACGTTTTGGTACTTGCTATTTCACCGCTGCCATTTTCTATTTTATCCATATAGGCAACAATTTGACTTACGTCACGTATGCCATCTCCCCCGTTGCCGATATCTTCAACCATTGCATTAAGATGATCAACCGTATCGAAAAGTATATCGATCATGTCGGTATGTACAGTAATTTTATCGTATCTGATACCATCGAAAATGTTCTCCAATTTATGTGTCAGATTTGCTACTTCAGTATAGCCCATTGTTGCTGACATGCCCTTTAGTGTATGAGCTGCCCTGAAAATCTCATCTATAATTGATTTGTCAGCCGGATTTTTCTCCAGTTCAAGTAATTGATTGTATAACACATCCATATGTTCCGTACTCTCATCAATAAAAACATCTAAATATTGTGAAGTATCCACATTACATCCCCCTTGATCGATTTACTAACTTAGTAATGGTATCCTCAACCTGATGCAAATGAACAATGTGATCGACATGGTTTGTTTTAACAGCTGCTTTAGGCATTCCATATACAACAGAGGATTTTTCCGACTCCGCTACAATAATTGCTCCAGGGTCTTTTTCCTTTAAAATATTTATTCCTTCAGCTCCATCGGATCCCATTCCGGTTAGTACAACAGCAATCTTATTAACCTTTTGAACATTAGCAATCGATTCAAAAAGCGTATCGACTGCAGGTCTGTGACCAAATACAGGTTTTTCCCGGGTTAACTCAATCGCATATGCTGTACCAACTGCTCGCACCTTCATATGATAATTGCCTGGTGCTATATAGGCAGTACTTTTCTGAATAATTTCACCATGTACTGCTTCTTTAACTTTAATCGGCACCAATGCATCCAGTCGTTTAGCTAGTGATTTGGTAAATCCTGCTGGCATATGCTGAACGATTAAAACGGCTGCTTGGAAGTCATCTGGCATATCAGACAAAACATTTTGCAATGCTTTTGGTCCACCTGTTGATGAACCAATGCCAACAATCGTTTTGTCATATTCTTTGGTATCGGTACCAGTTATTTTTCTCGTTGTTGAAACTGGCTGGGATTTGGAAATATTAGCCTGTGCAGCTGTTAACACTTTTGTAAGTATCTCTTCGCTAATCTTATTGAGATCTAATGAAATCGCTCCAGATGGCTTTGCTACAAAGTCAACTGCCCCAATTGATATTGCTTGAACTGTCTTAGTCGCCCCTTCTTCTGTGACGCTGGAAAGCATAACTACAGGCAATGGATCAGATTGCATAAGCTTTCGTAGTGCAGTGATTCCATCCATAATTGGCATCTCAACATCAAGTGTCACAACATCCGGTTTGAAATCAGCTATTTTCTGAAGTCCATCCTCACCATTTTTTGCCGTGGCAACTACCTCTATCCGATTATCACTCGAAAGTATATCAGTAATCATTTTGCGCATAAACGCGGAATCATCAACTACTACAACTCGAATAGAATCCATTGTAATTATCTCTCCATCACAAATGCTTTTAATCGTTGAACAAACGAAGCAGATTTTTGATTTTTAGCCTCTGAACCGTTTTGCAAGTAATCAATAGTGATGTCTTTTATTGCTCTTGAAACAGCCGCTTTTTCATTTAACAGTACATATGGAATTTGTCGGACAACGGCTGCAGAAACTGTTTTATCGTCTGGGAGAATTCCCAGCTTACGGATTTTTATATTTAAAAATTGTTCAACTATCAGCCGAAAACGTTCCATTGTCTGACTTCCATTTTTTATGGATGAACGATTCATAATAACCGATACCGGCATACTTTGCTGTCTATTGATAATATGTTTGATCATTCCGTATGCGTCTGTTATGGATGTTGGCTCCGGGGTTGTTACAACAATACATTCATCAGATGCTACAATAAATGAAAGACTATCATTTGTAACTCCGGCACCCATATCGAAAATAATATAATCATAAATAGTTATAAGTTCATCGTATTGCCGGAAAAAATAATCCCTTTTCTCCTGGTTCATCGTAAAAAAGTCCGTTAATCCTGATCCTGCGGCTACGTAAGATATGCCGCGCGGGCCAGTTTCTATAATGTCATGAACCGTTAACTGATTATTAAACATATCTACAATTGATTTCTCAGCATGTAACCCCAGCAAAATATCAATATTTCCCATTCCAACATCCAAATCAAACAAAAGAACTTTATTATCATGCCTCAGTAACTCCAACGCAAAATTCAGTGCTACATTTGACTTGCCTACTCCACCCTTACCGCTTACAACTGCTATCGTTTTCGCCTGTCCGGGTTCTCTGGTATGTTCCACCTGCCGTCTCAAACTTTCAGCCTGATCATGCACCACCATATTCACCCACTATATAATCACTTATTAATTTTGGTGTTGGTTGAATAATGTCATCGGGAACATCCTGGCCATTGGTTACATAGGCCACACCCACATTCTTTTTTAATGCAATGTTTAAGATGCTGCCATATTGCCGTGTTTCATCAATTTTAGTAAAAATAACCTCTCTAATGGACAAGTGGCGAAATTGATCGTATATTTCTGTGACATCTTTTGATTTTGCAGTCATTGCTAATACTAAATAGGTTTCGACATTTGCATTTATTTCAATATTATTCTGCAGTTCCTTAACATATTTTTCATCCCGGTAATTGCGCCCCGCTGTGTCAACAAGGATTAAATCATAAGATTCAAACTTTTTAACTGCAGCACTATAATCATCAATGTTATACGCGACCTCAATTGGTATATCCAAAATTTTTGAATATGTTTTTAACTGTTCAATAGCAGCGATACGGTATGTATCAGCTGTAATAAGCGCCACCTTCTTATTATCTTTCAGTTTACTGGCCGCAGCAGCTTTGGCTATCGTTGTCGTTTTTCCTACTCCAGTTGGTCCGACAAATTGAATGATTTTCTTTTCATAGGTTAATCCTTCATAAGTCAACTCACTCAGTCTGTTTTCAATTTCAAGTTTTGTATCATTCAAAATATCTTCCTGAGTTGGTGTGACTCCCTCTTTTTCCTTGTGTCTATCCACTACGGAATCGATAATGCTATTTGCCAAATCATCATCTGTTTCCTGGTCAATTAAATAATTGTATATGACTTGATATTCGGCGGGATATTCGTTAGTTGTACCGGTAGTCTGCAATTCAACCATTCGCTTCAGGTGCCTTAGTTCATTCAGTACATCATAATCCTTTGGTTTTTCGTTCTGGACAGGAGCTGAAATCTTTTGCCTGGTTTCCTGTTTTTTTGGTGGCTTGGGCTCTGGATCCAGTGCAGCAATAACCTCGATATTTCGTTTTTTAAAAAAACCTAAAAAACCGCCCTGGAAAACTTCCTTGGAATTTAATATTACTGCTTCTGAGCCAAGTTCTTTACGAATTCGGCTCATTGCCTCTGGCATCGTTGGTGCTATATACTTTTTCACCTTCATGCAACGTTCACCACCCCAACACTTTGTACTTGAACATTTGGTTCCAACTCGTTATATGATAAAACAACAACCTGTGGCATAAATCGCTCCAGCAGCTGCTTCAGATACATTCTGATAGCCGGTGAACATAGAACAACAGCTGTCTCTTCCTGTAGCGTAAGTTTTTCCACTTCTTCATGGATTGTTTTAATAATTTCTTCCTGTGATGCTGGATCCAATGCCAGAAAATTACCATGTTCCGTCTGTTGAATGTTTTCAGCAATCATTTTTTCCACTTTTCCGGAAACTGTTATTACTTTCATCGACATGTCTTCAGTTGCATACTGTTTCGTCAGCTGTGATGATAATGATTGCCTTACATACTCAGTCAGGAGGTCTGTATCATTTGTCATTTTGCCAAAGTCAGCCAATGTTTCAAATATAATAGGCAAATTACGAATGGAGACATTCTCTCTAAGCAACTTTGCAAGGACTTTTTGAACATCCCCGACTGCCAATGGTTCCGGTGTAACTTCCTCGACCAGAATTGGATAGCTTTCTTTCAAGTGATCGATTAGCTGTTTCGTTTCCTGACGTCCCAGCAGTGCATGAGCGTGTTGTTTAATCACTTCGGTAATATGTGTGGATACAACGGATGGCGGATCCACAACCGTATATCCGGAAAGCTCTGCATCATCTTTATTTTCTTCACTTATCCATTTTGCCGGCAGCCCAAATGCAGGCTCTTTCGTATCGATGCCATCTATTTCTTCATCATCTATGTCAGGCGTCATAGCCAAGTAGTGATCCAGCAGCAGCTCACCTTCAGCAACTTCATTCCCTTTAATTTTTAATCGATATTCGTTCGGATTGAGTTGGATATTATCACGAATACGCACCACAGGAACTACTATACCGAGTTCAATTGCCAGCTGCCTGCGTATCATTACGACTCGATCAAGTAAATCTCCACCCTGACTGGCATCAACAAGCGGAATGAGTGCGTACCCAAACTCAAATTCTATCGGATCCATATTTAATAGATTCACTACATTCTCAGGCGATTTCATTGCCAATGACTCGGTCTGCTCCTCCTGTTCTATATCCGGTTCTTCTTTTACATCCGCCTGTCTCAGGAGTGCATAGCCACCCAGTGTCAATAATCCAGCTATTGTAGTAGTCAGGAAGAAATTGATTGGAGTTAGCCCCAATAAGAATATTGTTCCCGCAGCAATGAACAGCAGTTTCGGATATTGGAGGAGCTGCCCGGTTACATCACTGCCCAGATTCCCCTCTGATGTAGTACGAGTAACGACGATTCCTGTTGCAGTTGCGATTAATAAAGCAGGTATTTGACTGACCAAGCCGTCACCAACAGTCAATCGCATATATGTATTTATTGCTTCGGTAAACGTAAAATCCATCTGAACCATGCCAATTATTAAGCCAAAGATGATATTGATTAACACAATGATAATACCGGCAATCGCGTCACCTTTAACAAATTTACTGGCACCATCCATAGCGCCATGGAAATCCGCCTCATTTTCCACTTTTTCGCGTCGTTCTTTTGCCTGTTGTTCGGAAATTAATCCCGCATTTAAATCGGCATCGATACTCATTTGCTTACCCGGCATCGCATCAAGCGTAAATCTTGCAGCAACTTCAGATACACGTTCCGCACCTTTTGTAATAACCAGAAATTGAATGATTACCAGAATGACAAATACAACAAACCCTACAAGTGCATTATCACCAATTACAAACGACCCAAAGGTATCAATCACGCCACCTGCATCAGCTTCAGATAATATTGATCTTGTAGTGGAAACATTCAAAGCCAGTCTGAATAAAGTCAATAACAATAAGAGCGAAGGAAAAATAGAAAACTGCAATGCTTCCTGTGTATTCATCGAAACGAGAATAACGACAAGTGCAAGCGATATATTACATAAAATGAGTACACTTAACAGCCATCCCGGTAATGGGATAACCAGCATGATAATGATTAAAATTACTCCTAAAAGTACGGATAGATCACGTGCTTTCATCGTTGTCTCCCCTTATTGTCCTGCTTTTTTCTCCAGTCTGTATACATATGCCAGTACTTCGGCTACTGCCTGATAAAATTGTTCCGGTATAATGTCGCCAATTTCAATCGAATCGTATAAAGATCTTGCCAGTTGTCTGTTCTCAACGGTTGCCACATCATTTGACTTTGCAACTTCTCTGATTTTAAATGCTATCTGGTCAGCACCTTTAGCTACAACATATGGAGCGGATGCTTTATCTTCGTCATATTTGATTGCGACCGCAAAGTGAGTTGGGTTTGTAATAACAACATCTGCTGATGGTACCTCGCTCATCATTCGCTGTGTTGCCATTTGGCGCTGCTTTTCTTTAATCTTGGATTTTATTTGTGGATCCCCTTCGATGTTTTTATGTTCATCTTTTACATCTTTCTTTGACATTTTTATACTTTTTTCAAAGTCATATTTTTGGTATGCATAATCAAAAACAGATAAAAATAATAATGCTAATGCTGATGCAAATCCCATAATAATCGTTATTCTGCCAAAGAAACCAAGCGCATTTTCTGCTGTCTTAAACCCAAGCATCATCATTTCATCTTTATAAATCCAAATAACAAAAAAAGTAATAACACCAATAAACACTATTTTTAATAACGATTTCAGCAACTCGACTAATGCCCTTGCAGAAAATATCTTCTTTGCCCCCTGAATCGGGTCAATTTTTTTCAGATCAAGCTTCAACGGTTCTGTTGTAAATAAAAATCCAATTTGCGTAAAGTTTGCAGCCAATCCGGCAACCATTGCAATCACCATAATAGGAGCGAGTATCTTCGCCATTTCGACAGATGTCTCAAAAAAAACCTGACTTACGGATTCTATGGTAACATCCCAATGAATGAATTCATTAAATGTATGTTGATAAAGAGTAAGTAAACCATTTTTCATATAACCGCCAAATACAACTAAACACATGAAACAGAAGAATAATAAAAATGCAGTATTGATATCCTGACTTTTTGCTACCTTACCTTTTTTACGTTCATCCTGCCGTTTTTTAGGGGTCGCTTTTTCTGTCTTCTCTTCGGAACCTGCAAAGAATTGTAAATCAAGTTTTAATTGCAAGCTAAGCACCCCCGAATAATTGCATTAATCCATGCAGCGCATCAAACATCGTTTCAAAAAGAGTTTTCACCAAAACAATATATAAACTCAGGAAAAACAGGATAGCAACAAAACTTACAAATATTTTTAACGGCAGCCCGACAACAAAAACGTTTAATTGTGGAACCGTTCTGGCTATTATCCCGAGTGCTACATCGACCAGGAATAAACAGCCGACAATTGGTATCGCCATCTGAAAAGCAATCAAAAACATTTCATTAAACGTACGTATAACAAAATCTGCTATATTGCCATCCTGAAAAGGTATAAAAGCATCCATCGGAATAAGTTGATAGCTATAAAAAATTCCATCTATTAATAAATGATGACCATTAACCGATAATAAAAATAATAGCGCAATTATATAAAAATATTGTCCTGTCAATGGGCTCTGTGCTCCTGTTTGCGGATCAATAACATTCGCAATGGCAAAACCCATCTGAAAATCAATAAATCCACCGGCAATCTGGATAGCTGAAAGTATGATATATGCAAGTAATCCTATTAAAAGCCCGACAATTGCTTCCTTAAGAAGAAGGAATAAATACATTTCATCGATAGAAACATTTGATGAATCAACTGTATAGTACATTATTAATGCCAGAAAAAACGTAAATCCAATCTTGAATGGTGTTGGTATGGTTGCATATGAAAACAATGGCAGCGTTACAAAAAATGCTGCAACCCGTATAAATATAAGTAAGAAAACAGGTATACTTGAAAGATTAATAAGTTCTAACATACATTACCCTACAAACTGGTTCAGATTTTGATATAAATCTACGGTGAACTCAACGACTTTTGTCAGCATCCATGGTCCAAAAACTACGATCCCCACCAGGACAGCAACAATTTTCGGTATAAAGGCCAGTGTCTGTTCCTGAATTTGTGTTGTTGCCTGAAATATACTGACTAAAAGCCCAACTGCCAATGCCAATATAAGTAATGGACCCGAAATGAGCAAAATGACATAAACGCCTCTTTCGGCTAACGTTAAAACAAATTGACTATCCAAACAAACACACCTGCCTTAGAAACCTTGTAATAGTGATTGCGTAATTAAATACCAGCCATCGACTAGAACAAATAGTAGAATTTTAAAAGGTAATGAGATCATTACTGGCGGAAGCATCATCATCCCCATTGACATAAGCACACTTGCAACTGCCATATCAATAATTAAAAATGGAACAAAAATCATAAAGCCCATCTGGAAGGCTGTTTTCAGTTCACTGATTGCAAAAGCAGGAATTAATGTAGTTAGCGGTATATCCTGAACCGATTCCGGCTTTTCAATTTCGGCATAATTCAAAAACAATGCCAGGTCTTTCTGACGTGTATGCTTAGCCATAAAATCTTTCATCGGTTCACTTGCCCGGTCATATGCCTCATCCAATGTAATCTCTTCTTCAAAGAGCGGCTGCAACGCTTCATCATATACTTCACTAAACGTTGGAGCCATAATGAAAAATGTCAGAAATAAAGCCAATCCAATCAGCACCTGATTTGGTGGCATTTGCTGTGTTGCCAGTGATGTCCTGACAAAAGACAGAACAATTACAATCCGTGTAAAACACGTCATTAATATTAAAATACTTGGTGCCAGTGATAATACGGTAAGCAGAAGTAATAATTTAACAGACGTTGATATAGATGAAGGATCAGAACTGGAAAACATATTGATAAATTCATTCATGTTTATCTTCCTTATTTTTGCGTTGATTGATTAGTTTACTTCTGCTTTGCTTCAATTTTTCAAGCTCGGTTGAAAACATGTTTTTGAAATCCTTTTTGGATTGATTTTTTTCATCTGTATCTGTGTTTTTCTGAAACAATGATGTCAATAATGATGCTTGTTGTATTTCATTGGAATCGTTATTATGTAAAATTTCTCTCTTGACCTCTTCATCTTTGATTTCCTGAAGCATTTCAACGTTTTCACCGACACCAATGACATATACCTTGGAACCTATTCGCACCAATTGTACCGACTTATTAGGGCCAACCGATATACCACCCAGATTTTCCAATGCTTGTACCTGGTTAAATAGTTTGTTCCGGTTTTTTAAAAACTTTAAGAGCAAATAAATAAGTCCGAGTACTAAAAGCAATGCAAAGACCATTTTAATTAAGGTAAAAAGCAATGAACCTCCGCTTTCTCCACCGGTCGATTCACTATTTCCATCTTCTGTTTCATTTGCAGGAGTTCCATTTGTATCAAAACAGTCCGCATTTCCTTCAAGACAATCCTTTACATTCGTTGATGCTGCTTGAACAACCGTAAAACTGCAGGTAGTAATAATGAGTGCTGTCAGACAAATACCCAATATGTTTCTTCGTATCACATTATCCACCCGTTTCTTTAATCCAGCGCTTTCTGTATTGCTTCAACAACTCGGTCTGCCTGAAAAGGTTTGACAATAAAGTCTTTGGCCCCGGCCTGAATTGCGTCAATAACCATTGCTTGTTGTCCCATTGCTGAACACATAATGACATTTGCATCAGCATTTACTTTTTTTATTTCTTTTAATGCAGTCAGCCCATCCATTTCCGGCATCGTAATATCCAAAGTCACAAGGTCAGGAGTCAGTTCCTTGAATTTTTCAACCGCTTGTGCACCATCCTGTGCTTCGCCAACTACCTCAAAACCATTTTTAGTCAAGATGTCCTTTATCATCATTCGCATAAACGCTGCATCATCTACAATTAAAATTTGTTGTGCCATACTTTCATCCCCTATACAAATAATTATTTAAGCTTCATTAAACGGTCTGATTGGCTTATGATATCTGTTACCCTGACACCAAAGTTTTCATCGATAACAACTACCTCTCCTCTGGCAATCAGTTTCCCGTTAACCAAAATATCAACCGGTTCCCCGGCTAATTTATCCAATTCAATTACCGATCCGGATGATAAATCCAGAATATCCTTTATACTTCTTTTCGTACGTCCAAGCTCTACTGAGACCTTCAAAGGAATATCGAGTAACATATCAAGATTACGTTGCTTATTTTTATTGTTTGTCACTTGTTCAAGATCTGAGAATGATGCCTGATGTATGGAAGCGTTATTTTTATCTATGTTGTCACCAAGATACTGCGGATTTCCTGTTTCAGTTGCTGGCGATTCTTCTTCCATTTGATTCGATGGTTTGTCCAATTCTGCTGTAACCGCTGCTTCTTTCTCACCTTCAGTATTCAAAAGCTGATCGACTAATTCCTTGGCAAATTGAACCGGTATGAGCTGCATAATCTTTGAATCTATTAAGTTACCAACCTTTAATTGAAAAGAAACCTTTACAAAGTAATTTTCATCGGTTAATGACTCATTTCCTTGTTCATCCCCTGGTTTCTCCAAACTGATGGATGGTGGTGAAATATCAACACGCTTTCCAAAAACTGTCGACATACTGGTTGCGGCCGTCCCCATCATTTGATTCATTGCTTCCTGGACAGTACTCAAATGTATTTCGTTCAAATCACTCTCTGGTGATGTACCATCTCCACCAAGCATAATATCTGCAATGACAGCAGCATCTTCTGATTTCATAACGAGAACATTTTGTCCGTTAAAACCATCCACATAGTTAACTTGAATGGTAACGTGTTCAAACTCAAATTCATTTAATATTTCATTTTTAGTGATAATAGAAACTTCTGGTGTTGTAATATCAACTTTCTGATTTAATAAAGTTGACAATGTTGTCGCCGAACTCCCAAAAGAAATGTTACCTATTTCACCCAATGTATCTTCCTCAATAGTTGATAAAAAATCGGCTACTTTGGTAGAACCTGCATCATTTTCCATATCATCATCTTTTTCACCTATTTTTAATAGTGCATCAATTTCATCCTGGGAAAGCATGCCGTCATTCATTATTGTCGCCCCCTTTTATTTCCTCGAGTACCTGCACCGACATCTTATTTTTAATTTTGCCGGGCTGTACCAAAAACTTGGGTTCATTATTTATTTCCAGTTTTAATGGGTTATCAATTGCCTGATTTAGTGATATAACATCATCCTCACCCAAATTCAGGAGTTGCTGGACATTAATAGTAGTCTCTCCTAGTAATGTTCTCGCCTCAACCTCTGCCAGTTGAATATTTTTAGTTAGTTTTTCATATGCTTCCGGGTCTCTTTTCTTAGTAGACGTTTGCATCCAATAATGTACGGATAATTTAGGTATGATTGGTTCGAGCACAATATGTGGTATACAAATATTTATCATCCCGCTTGCTTCCCCGATTGTTGTATTTAAGGACACCACAACAACTGTTTCATTTGGTGAAACCATTTGCAGAAATTGCGGGTTAACTTCAAAATCCTCCAATATCGGATCAATTTCAATCATGGAAGACCATGCTTCCTGCAAATTTACTGTTGCTTTTTCAAAAAGCTGGGACATTAGCATTGTCTCAATTTCTGTTAAGTTTTCTACCTTGTTTATACTGCTTCCTTTTCCTCCAAGAACCCTGTCAAGCATCCCATATGCAATATTAGGGTTAACTTCCATTAAAATTCTGCCATCAAGCGGCTGAACACTGTAAATATTTAAAACAGTCATTTTTGGAACAGAACGGATAAACTCTTCATAAGGTATTTGGTCAACGGACGCAACAGAGATGTTTACATATGTCCTTAATTGCGCTGAAAAGTACGTTGTCAACAGTCGGGCATAGTTTTCATGAATTCGGGACAAGCTGCGGATCTGGTCTTTGGAAAACCGAAGTGCCCGTTTAAAATCATACACGCGTACCTTCTGCTCTTTTTCTTCTTTTTTTAATTCGTCTGCATTCATTTCTCCGGATGATATTGCAGATAGTA
The genomic region above belongs to Virgibacillus doumboii and contains:
- the fliR gene encoding flagellar biosynthetic protein FliR, encoding MLELINLSSIPVFLLIFIRVAAFFVTLPLFSYATIPTPFKIGFTFFLALIMYYTVDSSNVSIDEMYLFLLLKEAIVGLLIGLLAYIILSAIQIAGGFIDFQMGFAIANVIDPQTGAQSPLTGQYFYIIALLFLLSVNGHHLLIDGIFYSYQLIPMDAFIPFQDGNIADFVIRTFNEMFLIAFQMAIPIVGCLFLVDVALGIIARTVPQLNVFVVGLPLKIFVSFVAILFFLSLYIVLVKTLFETMFDALHGLMQLFGGA
- the fliQ gene encoding flagellar biosynthesis protein FliQ, which produces MDSQFVLTLAERGVYVILLISGPLLILALAVGLLVSIFQATTQIQEQTLAFIPKIVAVLVGIVVFGPWMLTKVVEFTVDLYQNLNQFVG
- the fliP gene encoding flagellar type III secretion system pore protein FliP (The bacterial flagellar biogenesis protein FliP forms a type III secretion system (T3SS)-type pore required for flagellar assembly.) produces the protein MNEFINMFSSSDPSSISTSVKLLLLLTVLSLAPSILILMTCFTRIVIVLSFVRTSLATQQMPPNQVLIGLALFLTFFIMAPTFSEVYDEALQPLFEEEITLDEAYDRASEPMKDFMAKHTRQKDLALFLNYAEIEKPESVQDIPLTTLIPAFAISELKTAFQMGFMIFVPFLIIDMAVASVLMSMGMMMLPPVMISLPFKILLFVLVDGWYLITQSLLQGF
- a CDS encoding flagellar biosynthetic protein FliO, producing the protein MIRRNILGICLTALIITTCSFTVVQAASTNVKDCLEGNADCFDTNGTPANETEDGNSESTGGESGGSLLFTLIKMVFALLLVLGLIYLLLKFLKNRNKLFNQVQALENLGGISVGPNKSVQLVRIGSKVYVIGVGENVEMLQEIKDEEVKREILHNNDSNEIQQASLLTSLFQKNTDTDEKNQSKKDFKNMFSTELEKLKQSRSKLINQRKNKEDKHE
- a CDS encoding response regulator, with the protein product MAQQILIVDDAAFMRMMIKDILTKNGFEVVGEAQDGAQAVEKFKELTPDLVTLDITMPEMDGLTALKEIKKVNADANVIMCSAMGQQAMVIDAIQAGAKDFIVKPFQADRVVEAIQKALD
- the fliY gene encoding flagellar motor switch phosphatase FliY is translated as MMNDGMLSQDEIDALLKIGEKDDDMENDAGSTKVADFLSTIEEDTLGEIGNISFGSSATTLSTLLNQKVDITTPEVSIITKNEILNEFEFEHVTIQVNYVDGFNGQNVLVMKSEDAAVIADIMLGGDGTSPESDLNEIHLSTVQEAMNQMMGTAATSMSTVFGKRVDISPPSISLEKPGDEQGNESLTDENYFVKVSFQLKVGNLIDSKIMQLIPVQFAKELVDQLLNTEGEKEAAVTAELDKPSNQMEEESPATETGNPQYLGDNIDKNNASIHQASFSDLEQVTNNKNKQRNLDMLLDIPLKVSVELGRTKRSIKDILDLSSGSVIELDKLAGEPVDILVNGKLIARGEVVVIDENFGVRVTDIISQSDRLMKLK
- the fliM gene encoding flagellar motor switch protein FliM, giving the protein MVEEVLSQNEIDALLSAISSGEMNADELKKEEKEQKVRVYDFKRALRFSKDQIRSLSRIHENYARLLTTYFSAQLRTYVNISVASVDQIPYEEFIRSVPKMTVLNIYSVQPLDGRILMEVNPNIAYGMLDRVLGGKGSSINKVENLTEIETMLMSQLFEKATVNLQEAWSSMIEIDPILEDFEVNPQFLQMVSPNETVVVVSLNTTIGEASGMINICIPHIVLEPIIPKLSVHYWMQTSTKKRDPEAYEKLTKNIQLAEVEARTLLGETTINVQQLLNLGEDDVISLNQAIDNPLKLEINNEPKFLVQPGKIKNKMSVQVLEEIKGGDNNE